The genomic window GGCGTTGAACCTGACGCCTTCCATCGCGGCCGAGATCGCCCCCACCGAGGCCCGCTGGCCGTCCGCCCTCGCCCCGTAGACCAGGCCGTGGACGTCGTTGCGGTGGAGGATGCGGCCCTCGTCGTCGAGCGCCGCCGAGATGAAGCACGCCCCGCCCAGCACCCGCTCCACGCCGAACCGGGCGTCGAGCGCGTCCAGGTGCCTCATGCCGTTGAGCATCGGCAGGACGACCGTCCGGGCCCCGACCGCCGGCGCGAACGCCTCGATCGCCGCATCCAGGTCGTACGCCTTGCAGCTCAGCAGCACCGCGTCGAACGGCCCCCGACCGCCCAGGTCCTCGGCCAGCACCGTCGGCGGCGAGGGCAAGGCCGCATCGCCGTGGACGCTCCGGATCACCAGGCCCGTCGCCGCCAGGCGTTCCGCCCGGGCCGGGCGCACCAGGAACGTGACGTCCCGCCCCGCCTCCAGCAATCGGCCGCCGAAATATCCGCCGGTCGCCCCGGCGCCCACGACGAGGATCCTCATGAGCGTCTCCCCTCCCCCTCGATGGATTCGATCCGGCCTTCAGCATACAAGGCCCGCCCCCATTTCGGGCGGGGTCCGCGCGACGGCCCGCGATTCGCTACGATTGACACGGGGGCCGGGGAATGCCGGCCTGGGAGGGAGCACCGAGATGACCTTGGCTCGCGACGCGGATGGGCCTCAGTTGAGCCGGGACGAGGTCGATCGCCTGGAGGGGCCGGTCCTGCTGGAATTCGGCGCGAGCTGGTGCGGCCACTGCCAGTCGCTCGCCCCGGGGCTGGCCCGGCTCGTCGACGAGCACACCGAGGTCCGATTCATCTGGGTCGAGGACGGGCCCGGCAGGCCGCTCGGCCGCTCGTTCCGGGTCAAGCTCTGGCCAACGCTCGTCTTCCTCAAGGGCGGGAAGGTCGTCGAGCAGCTCGCCCGCCCCTCGCTGGAGCAGGCCCGCCGCGGCTTCGAGGCCCTGGGCGAGGCCTGAGCCCGGGCATCACCGGGGCGCCGGGGCGGCCCTGTGGTAGACTCCCCACTCGCGGCGAGGCGAGCCTCCGTCGCCGCCGGGGGACACGCAGGGGACGCCCCATGATCGAGTACGATCCCAACCGCCACTGGCTCCGCGACATCCGGCACCTGGGGACGAGCTGGATCCTCCGGAGGCTCGTCCGGGCCACGGCGATCACCGGCGTCTACTCCGTGGCCGTCAGCGTCGCCCTCATCCGCCTGGACCTGGAGGGGCGTCGCGCCATCTCGGGGACGTTCTCGCTCCTCGGCGTGATCCTCGGCATCATCCTGGTCTTCCGGACGAACTCCGCGTACGACCGCTGGTGGGAGGGCCGCAAGCTGTGGGGCTCCCTGGCCAATCACTCCCGCAACCTGGCGATCCAGCTCGACGCCCTGCTGCCGGGCGACGACGTCGAGCTCCGCGAGTGGTTCTCCCGCCTCCTCGCCGACTTCGCCCTCGCCCTCAGCGGCCACCTGCGGGGCAGGGTCGATCCGTCGATCCTCGCGGGGCCCTGGATGGCCGAGGCCCGCGTGCCTCCGGGCTCGCCCCCGCCGCACGTCCCCGCGCACCTCGCCCGGGTCCTCGTCCGCCGCGTCTGGGCGCTCCGCGATGCGGGGACGATCGACGGCTTCGGCCTCCTGGCCACCCAGCCGCACACCCAGGCGCTCCTCGAGGTCGCGGGGGCCTGCGACCGCATCCGCAGGACGCCGATCCCGTTCTCCTACAGCGTCTTCATCCGGCTGTTCCTCCTCGCCTACGCCGCGATCCTGCCCGTCGGCCTGGTCCCCGAGTACGGGTACCTGGCGGTCCCCCTGGTGATGCTCCTGGTCTTCGCCCTGCTCGGCCTGGAGCTGATGGCCGCGGAGATCGAGGACCCGTTCGGCCTCGACTGCAACGACCTCCCGACCCACGCCATCGCCGACGCCATCCGCGCCGACACCCGCCAGCTCCTGGGCCTCGCCTGCAACCCCGCCGCCGCCGCCCCCCCGCCCTACAGCAAGGTGTTCTGACCCGCCGGCCCGTCGCCGGCGAGCCACTCCACCCTCTCCCTCTCCGCCCGATCGCTCATGCCCCCGGCCCGCCTCCCACCTCTCGGGACCCTCTCCCCTTCCGTGCCTTTCCGTGTTTTCCGTGGTTGGATGTATTTAAATTCCCTTGTTTTTCTGTCTTTCCCCTCCCTCCCCTTCCGTGGATCCCTCACGTGAAGCGTTCCAGCTCCTCC from Aquisphaera giovannonii includes these protein-coding regions:
- the panE gene encoding 2-dehydropantoate 2-reductase, whose amino-acid sequence is MRILVVGAGATGGYFGGRLLEAGRDVTFLVRPARAERLAATGLVIRSVHGDAALPSPPTVLAEDLGGRGPFDAVLLSCKAYDLDAAIEAFAPAVGARTVVLPMLNGMRHLDALDARFGVERVLGGACFISAALDDEGRILHRNDVHGLVYGARADGQRASVGAISAAMEGVRFNARASDDVLLDMWEKWAFLAALAGATCLMRASIGDIAAAGGPDLPLALLDECVAIAASAGRPPREKYLAWARGILTAQGSPMTASMLGDVERGAPTEADHILGDLLRRAPGGPGAGASSPLRTAYLALKAYEARRLRERPGSH
- a CDS encoding bestrophin family protein — translated: MIEYDPNRHWLRDIRHLGTSWILRRLVRATAITGVYSVAVSVALIRLDLEGRRAISGTFSLLGVILGIILVFRTNSAYDRWWEGRKLWGSLANHSRNLAIQLDALLPGDDVELREWFSRLLADFALALSGHLRGRVDPSILAGPWMAEARVPPGSPPPHVPAHLARVLVRRVWALRDAGTIDGFGLLATQPHTQALLEVAGACDRIRRTPIPFSYSVFIRLFLLAYAAILPVGLVPEYGYLAVPLVMLLVFALLGLELMAAEIEDPFGLDCNDLPTHAIADAIRADTRQLLGLACNPAAAAPPPYSKVF
- a CDS encoding thioredoxin family protein, with the protein product MTLARDADGPQLSRDEVDRLEGPVLLEFGASWCGHCQSLAPGLARLVDEHTEVRFIWVEDGPGRPLGRSFRVKLWPTLVFLKGGKVVEQLARPSLEQARRGFEALGEA